The Streptomyces sp. NBC_00569 genomic sequence TCGGCGCCGACGTCGGCAGCCTTGGTGAAGATGCCGCCGCCGACACGCATGAACATCGCGATGAGCGCCGCGCCGAGGCCAAATCCTTCAAGGACCTTGGGCGCGTCGGCCGCGTAGACCAGCACGACACAGGAGGCGCCGAGCAGACCCAGCCCCACCGTGAACATGCCGACTACGCCACCCGTGCGAAAAGCGATCTTCATGGCCTTGTGCGAGACGGCGGTGAGATCCTTTTCCGGCTCGCCTTCCGCCGGAGTGGCTTCTCTGGCCGCGGCGGCGACGCGCACATTGCTGCGCACCGCGAGCCACATTCCGATGTATCCGGTGGTAGCCGAGAACACCGCGCCGATCAGGAAGAAGATCGAACGCCCGGCTCGCTGATTCCAATCGTCCGCGGGCAGCAGCATGAGCAGGAAGAACACCACGACGGCGAATACCGCGAGGGTCCGCAGCTGCCGTCCGAGATAGGCATTCGCGCCTTCCTGGACCGCTGCCGCGATCTTCTTCATGCTGTCGGTGCCCTCGCCTGCCGCCAGTACCTGGCGTACGAGCACTGCGGCTACCACGAGGGCGGCGAGCGCGACGATCCCGATCACCATGACGATGAGCCGGTTGTCGTCGGTCAGGACCGCGGCTGCGAAGGTTGAGGGGTGGTCAAACGCTTGAGGGGTAGAAAGCCCCGCCATTCGTCCTCCTTGACGCTTGGGCTGAGCTCAAGATGTGGACGGATTGTAGGGAGCGGCGCCTGATCAAAACAGTGCGCGAGAAACGGAATTTGCCATCCGTTACTACCCGGCAAAAGATCGTCCAACACGATGGGCGCACAAGAAGCAGTAATGCCCTGAAAGCATTGAGGCTTGATCCAATTATGATCGACGATCTAGGAAACGCAAAAGGGCCCTGCTCACCGGGGTGAGTGCAGGGCCTAGAGCCAGAAACGATCACACGGGGACACCGCCGGGCGGAGCCACGGGCGGGTGGGTCAGGGGGCGTCGCGTGGACGCCGGGGGGATCGCGTCAGGACGGAAGAGTCGCCGGCGTGGTCGGCCAAGTCATCCGAATGAGTCCACCGGACTCGTCCGTGGTGACCTCCACGTCGTCTACGAGGCCACTGATGACGGCGAGGCCCATGTCGTCCTCACCCTCCGCCTCCAGATCGTCCGACCCGCCGGGCGCGCCGGACGACTCATCGCCCGGAACACTCCGCGGAGCCTCGTCCCCGACCTCGATGGAGAACTGCTTCTCCTCCTCGGTGAGAAGTACCCGAACGGGTGCAGTGATACCGCCACTCCGGTGAAGACCCACGGCGCGGCTGCAGGCCTCGCCGACAGCGAGCCTGACCTCGTCGAGCACGGCCTCGTCCACTCCGGCCCTGCGCGCCACCGCGGCCGCCACCAGGCGGGCGGTTCTGACGTGCTCGGGCTGCGCGCTGAATCGGAGTTCGACGGTGGCCATGCATCCCCCTCGGATGTACGGGCGTGCTCTGAAGGGACCGGGCCATCGGCCCGGCCCCCACTTCCGCTCAGCCACCGGCCTGTGGGCCGGTGACCGATCAGTCGGTAGCCGCTACGGCTTCCTCGACCGAGGTGTGGATGGGGAACACCTTGGTCAGGCCGGTGATACGGAAGATCTTGAGAATGCGCTCCTGGTTGCAGACCAGTCGCAGCGAGCCCTCATGGGCCCGCACTCGCTTCAGTCCGCCCACCAGCACGCCGAGCCCGGTGGAGTCGAGAAAATCGACTCCCTCCATGTCGACGACAAGGTGGAAACTGCCGTCGTTCACCAGCTCGACCAGCTGCTCTCGCAGCTTGGGCGCGGTATATACATCGATTTCGCCACCGACCTCGACGACCGTACGATCGCCGACGGTACGGGTCGACAGGGACAGGTCCACGGATCCTCCAGCACCTTGCTATCGAGCGGTCGTCCCTCGGGACACCTCGGCAGAGCCCCCGGGACGGATCGCCAGCCGCGATGGCATTCAATCACTTACCGGCAGGCGTGCACGACGCCTTAGGAGCATTGTCCGTCACGCCAGTGACACACTCGGTGCCGATGGCCAAGAATCACCGTCGCGGACAACCCACGCCGGACACCGCTTCCCGCCCCTCTCCAGGGGCGATTCTCGACCGGCTCACCTCGGGTCCGAGCCGGGCTTCGCGCATCACTCATACGGAGCACTTGCCCCCTCGACCGGGTCGTCATGCCGTATGGCCCGACCGCATCCGATCCGAGGTCATCGCCGCCATCCAGTCGGCCGGAATCGAGCATCCCTGGGCCCACCAGGCACTCGCTGCCGAGCACGCGATGGACGGCGAGTCGGTCGTCGTCTCCACCGGAACGGCCTCCGGAAAGTCCCTGGCGTACCTCGTCCCGGTGCTCTCCCGGCTCCTCGACGGCTCCGAGGCACCGAACGGGCGTGGCGCGACCGCGCTCTACCTCGCGCCGACGAAAGCCCTCGCCGCGGACCAGTGCCGATCGGTGAAGGAACTTTCACAACCGCTCGGCACGGCGATCCGCCCCGCGGTCTACGACGGCGACACCCCCGTCGAGGAACGCGAGTGGGTGCGGCAGTACGCCAACTACGTCCTGACCAACCCCGACATGCTGCACCGCGGGATATTGCCCTCACACCCCCGCTGGTCCTCCTTCCTCAAATCGCTCAAGTACGTCGTCATCGACGAGTGCCACACCTATCGCGGCGTCTTCGGGTCCCACGTCGCCCAGGTCCTGCGCCGTCTGCGCCGTCTGTGCGCCCGCTACGGCTCGGAACCCGTGTTCCTGCTGGCGTCCGCCACCGCCGCCGACCCGGCCGTCGCTGCGGAGCGCCTGACGGGTCTCCCGGTCCTCGAGATCGCCGACGACGCCTCGCCCCGCGGAGAGCTCGTCTTCGCCCTCTGGGAGCCCCCTCTCACCGATCTCCACGGCGAGAAGGGCGCCCCCGTCCGCCGCACCGCCACCGCCGAGACGGCGGACCTGTTGACCGACCTGACCGTGCAGGGCGTCCACTCCGTGGCCTTCGTACGCTCCCGGCGCGGCGCCGAGCTGATCTCGGTGATCGCCCAGGAACGCCTCGCCGAGATCGACCGCTCCCTCGCCCGCCGCGTCGCCGCCTACCGCGGCGGCTACCTGCCCGAGGAACGCCGCGCCCTCGAACGCGCCCTGCACTCCGGCGAACTCCTCGGCCTCGCCGCCACCACAGCTCTCGAACTCGGCATCGACGTCTCGGGGTTGGACGCCGTCGTCATCGCCGGCTATCCGGGTACCAGGGCATCGTTGTGGCAGCAGGCGGGCCGCGCGGGACGGTCGGGGCAGGGTGCGCTCGCCGTTCTCGTCGCCCGCGACGACCCACTGGACACCTACCTCGTCCACCACCCCGAAGCCCTCTTCGACCAGCCGGTGGAGTCCACGGTCCTGGACCCCGACAATCCGTACGTCCTCGCCCCCCATCTGTGCGCGGCCGCCGCCGAACTCCCGCTCACCGACGACGACTTGCGCCTCTTCGGCTCGACGACCGCCGAGCTGCTCCCCCAGCTGGAGGAGGCGAAGCTGCTGCGCCGCCGCACCAAGGCCTGGCACTGGACCCGCCGCGAGCGCGCCGCCGATCTGACGGACATCCGCGGCGACGGCGGCAGCCCCGTACAGATCGTCGAGGCGGGTACGGGACGCCTCCTGGGCACCGTGGACGCCGGCTCGGCTCACACGACCGTCCACGACGGCGCGGTCCACCTCCACCAGGGCCGCACATACCTCGTGAAGCACCTGGACCTGGAGGACTCGGTCGCCCTCGTCGAGGAGGCCAACCCGACCTACTCGACCACCGCCCGCGACACCACCGCCATCTCCGTCCTGGAGACGGACATCGAAGTCCCCTGGGGCGACGGCCGGTTGTGCTACGGCTCCGTCGAAGTCACCAATCAGGTCGTCTCCTTCCTGCGCCGTCGCCTCATCACCGGCGAAGTCCTCGGCGAGACCAAACTCGACCTGCCTCCCCGCACCCTCCGCACCCGCGCCGTGTGGTGGACGGTGACGGAGGACCAACTCGACGCGGCCCGCGTGAACCCGGAGATCCTCGGCGGCGCGCTCCACGCCGCCGAACACGCCTCCATCGGCATGCTGCCGCTGTTCGCCACCTGCGACCGCTGGGACATCGGCGGCGTCTCCATCCCGCTCCACCCGGACACCCTGCTGCCAACGGTCTTCGTGTACGACGGCCATCCCGGCGGGGCGGGGTTCGCGGAGCGTGCGTTCCACACGGCCCGTGAATGGCTGACGGCCACGCTCGAAGCGATCGCCTCCTGCGAGTGCGAGGCGGGCTGCCCGTCCTGCATCCAGTCCCCCAAGTGCGGCAACGGCAACGACCCCCTCCACAAGCGTGGCGCGGTACGGCTGCTGAGGGTCCTGCTCAGGGACGCGCCATCGGCGGGGACGCCGCCGGCTGCGGCGGCCCCTGCGGCGCAGGCCGCGCCCGAGGTGCGGCCTGCATCGCAGGATCGGGAACCCGGTCAGGACGCCGATTGACTACTCTTGCGCGGCCCCTCACCCGGGATCGCGGCCCTTCACCCGGGATCAGAGTGACCGGCCGGATCAGCCGGATCAGCCCGGACCTGCCGGGTCGGTCGGGACCTCAGGTGACACCGGCCCCGCTGGCCCCGCCCGAGCCCTGGCCTCCGTCGTCAGCGGCGCCGAGCCGGCCGCCGCGGTGACATCGGAGACCTCTCCGTACACCGCACACCGCACGAGCCGCGTGCCCTGGGCGGCCGCCACCCTCGCCGCGTGGGCGCAGGCCTCCTTCCGGCCCTCCATCCAGTGGTCGGCGGCCGCGAGAGCCGCCAAGTCGGCTGCCCCGCCTGCCCGGTGGCGTACGACGACGGCCTGCCCCATGGTCAGTACGCATCCGAAGACCAGCCCGAGCGCGGCCATCGCCATCACTGCCCACACGGTCGCGGAACCCCGGTCCTCAGGCTTCCTCCGCCACCTCATGACTCATCCACCGCCCCTGCTGTCCCGGCTGCCTCGTCCGCCTCAGCGCTCCCCACCGGCTCCTCAGCCGACCCCACCGTCTCCTCTGCCAATGCCACAGCGTCGGCCCTCAGATGGATGTTCAGCACCCCCGGCCCGGGCGCGGCGGCCTCGACGGCGACGCGGACCAGGTCACCCTCCCGGCTCACGGCGACCTTCGCGCCACGCGGCGCGACCCTCTTCGCCGTCTCCACGGCCGACCCCTGCGGGTCCTGGCGGGCGAGCGCCCTGGCGCCCGCCCTGGCCGCGTCCACGCACTGGATCTGCGCGGACGCTGCCATCAGCGCCCAGACCAGCGCCAGCGTGAAGGTCACGAGCACCGGCAGCACCACGGCTGCCTCCGCCGTCACGAACCCCCGGTCACCGGCACGCCGCTCACCGGCCCTTCGCCTGCGCGGGCCGGCCCTACCCATGGAGCGCCCTCTCGACGATGCCCTGCAGCGCGGCCTGCACCTGTCCGCTGGTCAGCACCTTCAGCAGCAGCCCGGCGAACCCGACCGCCGCGATCAGCCCCATCGCGTACTCGGACGTGACCATCCCCGCGTCCCGCCTCGCCGCACGCATCCGACGCACCCACATCCCGGCACGCGCCCGCATCACTCCGTACATCCCAACCCCCATGAAGTTCCTCGAAGTTCCTCTGACGTTCGTTCCTCACCGGCCGACGCCCACATGGCGTGCACCGAACTCGGACCGGGTCACGCACCGGCCCGGGCCGCCCCCTCGGCCTCTCACCGACCTCCCAACAGCCCGCCGGCCACCCCGATCACCACGGGCAGCACTCCGATGGCCACGAACGCGGGCAGGAAACACAGGCCCACCGGCGCCGTGATCAGCACGGCCGCCCGGCGTGCCACCGCGGCGGTCGCTCGCCCTCGCTCGGCCCGGGCCTCCGCGGCCAGCCGCGCCACCGGCTCCGCGGCCGGGGCACCCGAATCACCGGCCCGCTCAAGAAGCCCGGCCAGCGCACCGGCCCCGGGTATCGACGCCAACTGCCGCCACGCGGCGCGCGGTTCGCCGCCGAGCCGCACCTGGGCCGCGCCCCGTGCCAGCACCTCCCCGACCGGCCCGCCCAGCGACTCCCCCACCGCCCTCGCCGCCCTCACGGGATCGGCGCCGGCGGCGATGCACGCGGCCAGCAGATCAGCGGCCAAGGGCAGCTGCCGACGCGCCTGTGCGTGAGCGGCCTCCGAGGACGACGCCACGTCGGCCGCCGCGCGTGTCCTTCGCCTCCACCGCCACACCCCGAACGCCGCGACCAGCCCCAGACCCAGCCCGGCCGCCCCGCCCACCAGCACGTATCCGGCACACACCGCCCCCATTGACGGCCCCCACCGGCCGACGGCGCCCCGGACATCCACACCCCGCCCCGCAGGCTTCTCAGCCACGGCCTCCAGCACCGCGCTCAACCTCCGCAGCAGCGCCCGTTCCCTGCGACGTACCGCCACCTCGTGCACGACCCACCCCAAAGCCGCCACGACGCACAGCACGAGCCCCAGCCTGTGGACAACGTTCATCGCTCCTCCGCTCCCCGTACGATCCGCAGCGCCCACCACAGCCCCGCCGCCTCCAACACCCCACCGACCAGTAGGCACCCGAACCCCGCACCGGTGTGCAAAAGCACCCTCAACGGCCGCGCCCCGAGCACACTCCCGAGCAACAGCCCCAGAACGGGAAGCCCCGCGAGCATCACCGCCGTCGATCGCGCCCCGGCCAACTGGGCGCGCAGATCCGCCCTCTGGTCCCGCTCGGCCCGCAACGCCCCCGCGAGGCGCTCCAGCCCGGCCGCGAGCCCGGCACCCCGGTCCACCGCCACTCGCCAGCACGCCGCGAGCCCCAACATCCCCTCGGCCCCCGGCTCCCGCGCCGCCTCCCGCAGGGCCCCAGGCACGTCCCCACCGAACCGGGCAGCAGCCACCACCGCCCCATCGCCGGCGCGCGAGCCGCCCACGCCCGCTCTCGTCTCGCCCTCCTCACGAACCGCCACGATCAGCGCCTCCCCCGGCTGCCGCCCCGCCCGCACCTCCCCCGCCAGCACCCCGCACAGCGAGATCACCGCGTCCGCCCGACGCTCCCGCACCCGTCGCGCCTCCCGGTCCCGCCGCACCCGCGCCGCCAGGGGCACCCCCGCCGCGCTCACCACCAGCGGCACCAAGGACGCCCCGAGGACCGCGACCACGGCTCCTGAGACCAGCACCCACCACTCCCACCGCTCCCGCCACCGCGCCCAACCCTCACGCCACGCCCGCGCACCCCACGGCACACCGCCGTCGGAACCCAGCAGCTCCCTCGCCCGCCGCACCTCCCGCCCGTGCCCACCACCGGCAACCCAGACCGCGGCCCCCACACAGACCAGAGCCGCCCCACCACCAGGCCCCACACCGACCCCCACCGCCCCAACTCCAGCCACAACAACCGCTCCCTCCACGGACATCACCCCTCATCAACCCCCGCCCTGCCCAAAGCCCCGCGCCGCCCAGCCACCCCGGCCAACCCCCACACCCGCCCCACTCCAGCCCCGACACACGCCTAACCCCCCTCCGCGAACTCCCCGAGCAACCCCCGCAACCGCCCCCACCCCCGCTCCCGTACGAACTCCCCCTCGCCCCACCGCAGCGCAGGCACCGTGACCACCCAGCCCGCCGCGTCGCGTTCCAGAACATGGACCTCGGCGATGCGACGACGGCCCCTCCGGTCCCGTACGAGGTGGAGAACCACCGACAGGGCCGCCGCCAACTGGCTGTGCAGGGCGCCGCGATCGAGGCCGGCCGCCGTCCCCAGGGCCTCTAGGCGGGCGGGCACATCATGGGCGGCGTTCGCGTGGACCGTGCCGCAGCCCCCTTCGTGGCCCGTGTTCAGCGCGGCGAGGAGCGCCACCACCTCCGGGCCCCGCACCTCGCCCACCACAAGGCGGTCCGGCCGCATGCGCAGCGCCTGACGTACCAGGTCGTCCAGGGCCACGAGCCCCGCCCCTTCCTGGTTGGCCGACCGCGCCTCGAGCCGCACCACATGCGGATGGTCGGGCCGCAGCTCGGCGGAGTCCTCGGCGAGCACCACGCGCTCGCCCGGCCCCACCAGGCCGAGCAACGCGCTCAGGAGCGTCGTCTTCCCGGACCCCGTACCGCCGCTGATCAGGAAGGACAGCCGGGCGTCGAGAAGAGCCCGAAGCACTCGGTCCCCGCCGGGCGGCACCGTGCCCGCCGTCACGAGCTCCTCCAGCGTGAAGGCACGCGGCCGCACCACCCGCAGCGACAGGCACGCGCAGCCGACGGCGACGGGCGGCAGGACGGCGTGCAGCCGGGTACCGTCCGGCAGCCGGGCGTCGACCCACGGCCTCGCGTCGTCCAGGCGCCGCCCGGCCACCGCCGCGAGCCGCTGCGCGAGCCTGCGCACGGATGAGGTGCTCTCGAACGCGATGCCCGTCAGCTCAAGGCCACCGCCCCGATCCACCCACACCCGGTCGGGTGCGGATACCAGCACGTCGGTCACCGAGGGGTCGGCGAGCAGAGGTTCAAGTGGTCCCGTGCCCACGAGTTCGGAGCGCAACTGACCGGCCGCACCCAGCACTTCGGCGTCCCCGAGGAGCTTGCCTTGGGCCCTGAGCGCCTCCGCCACCCGTGCCGGGGTCGCCTCCGCGCCGTTCTCCGCGAGCCACTGCCGCACCCCGTCCAACATGCGCGCGCCCACGACCCCACTCACGCGCCGCCCACCGTCATCACCGACCACACCCGTACTCACAGCCCACCCCCGTCGACCCGCCACACCCACAGCGCACCCGCAGCACACCCGCACCCGCACTCACAACCACGCCCACATGCCGACCACCGAACCCCCGCGTCCCGCCCGCGCCCAAGCCCACATGCCGACCACCGCGCCTCCACACCCCGCCCTCACGCCCCACTTCCCTCAGCCGCCACGAGCGGCACCCGCTCCCAAAAGGCCGTGCAGAACCGGGCGAGCGGCCCCCGGGCCGCACCACCCGGCGGCAGTCCGCCGCCATCGGCCGCCAACAGCGCACCCTCCGCCGGAAGTTCACCGACAAGCGGAAGCCCGAGAAGCCGTGCGACCTCCTCCGGATCGAGGAGGCCGGCCGCCCCGCGCGAAGGCCCCACGACCACGCGCAGGTCACGCAGCACCATCCCCACGCCGGAGGCGACCCGTTTCGCCGCCGCGACGGCCCTCAGCTCCGGTGGCACCACGAGCAGCCCCAGATCCAGCTGGGCCAGCGCCTCGGCCGCCCCTTCGTCGACCCGGCGCGGCAGATCCACCACCACCGCTCCGCCCCGCCGCCGTGCAGCGGCCAGCACCGCCCGTACGGCTTCGGGTGGGACCGCCACCGTGTCGCCCC encodes the following:
- a CDS encoding type II secretion system F family protein, with translation MNVVHRLGLVLCVVAALGWVVHEVAVRRRERALLRRLSAVLEAVAEKPAGRGVDVRGAVGRWGPSMGAVCAGYVLVGGAAGLGLGLVAAFGVWRWRRRTRAAADVASSSEAAHAQARRQLPLAADLLAACIAAGADPVRAARAVGESLGGPVGEVLARGAAQVRLGGEPRAAWRQLASIPGAGALAGLLERAGDSGAPAAEPVARLAAEARAERGRATAAVARRAAVLITAPVGLCFLPAFVAIGVLPVVIGVAGGLLGGR
- a CDS encoding TadA family conjugal transfer-associated ATPase; translation: MLDGVRQWLAENGAEATPARVAEALRAQGKLLGDAEVLGAAGQLRSELVGTGPLEPLLADPSVTDVLVSAPDRVWVDRGGGLELTGIAFESTSSVRRLAQRLAAVAGRRLDDARPWVDARLPDGTRLHAVLPPVAVGCACLSLRVVRPRAFTLEELVTAGTVPPGGDRVLRALLDARLSFLISGGTGSGKTTLLSALLGLVGPGERVVLAEDSAELRPDHPHVVRLEARSANQEGAGLVALDDLVRQALRMRPDRLVVGEVRGPEVVALLAALNTGHEGGCGTVHANAAHDVPARLEALGTAAGLDRGALHSQLAAALSVVLHLVRDRRGRRRIAEVHVLERDAAGWVVTVPALRWGEGEFVRERGWGRLRGLLGEFAEGG
- a CDS encoding DEAD/DEAH box helicase, yielding MAFNHLPAGVHDALGALSVTPVTHSVPMAKNHRRGQPTPDTASRPSPGAILDRLTSGPSRASRITHTEHLPPRPGRHAVWPDRIRSEVIAAIQSAGIEHPWAHQALAAEHAMDGESVVVSTGTASGKSLAYLVPVLSRLLDGSEAPNGRGATALYLAPTKALAADQCRSVKELSQPLGTAIRPAVYDGDTPVEEREWVRQYANYVLTNPDMLHRGILPSHPRWSSFLKSLKYVVIDECHTYRGVFGSHVAQVLRRLRRLCARYGSEPVFLLASATAADPAVAAERLTGLPVLEIADDASPRGELVFALWEPPLTDLHGEKGAPVRRTATAETADLLTDLTVQGVHSVAFVRSRRGAELISVIAQERLAEIDRSLARRVAAYRGGYLPEERRALERALHSGELLGLAATTALELGIDVSGLDAVVIAGYPGTRASLWQQAGRAGRSGQGALAVLVARDDPLDTYLVHHPEALFDQPVESTVLDPDNPYVLAPHLCAAAAELPLTDDDLRLFGSTTAELLPQLEEAKLLRRRTKAWHWTRRERAADLTDIRGDGGSPVQIVEAGTGRLLGTVDAGSAHTTVHDGAVHLHQGRTYLVKHLDLEDSVALVEEANPTYSTTARDTTAISVLETDIEVPWGDGRLCYGSVEVTNQVVSFLRRRLITGEVLGETKLDLPPRTLRTRAVWWTVTEDQLDAARVNPEILGGALHAAEHASIGMLPLFATCDRWDIGGVSIPLHPDTLLPTVFVYDGHPGGAGFAERAFHTAREWLTATLEAIASCECEAGCPSCIQSPKCGNGNDPLHKRGAVRLLRVLLRDAPSAGTPPAAAAPAAQAAPEVRPASQDREPGQDAD
- a CDS encoding DUF4244 domain-containing protein, coding for MYGVMRARAGMWVRRMRAARRDAGMVTSEYAMGLIAAVGFAGLLLKVLTSGQVQAALQGIVERALHG
- a CDS encoding Rv3654c family TadE-like protein; this translates as MRWRRKPEDRGSATVWAVMAMAALGLVFGCVLTMGQAVVVRHRAGGAADLAALAAADHWMEGRKEACAHAARVAAAQGTRLVRCAVYGEVSDVTAAAGSAPLTTEARARAGPAGPVSPEVPTDPAGPG
- a CDS encoding type II secretion system F family protein — encoded protein: MSVEGAVVVAGVGAVGVGVGPGGGAALVCVGAAVWVAGGGHGREVRRARELLGSDGGVPWGARAWREGWARWRERWEWWVLVSGAVVAVLGASLVPLVVSAAGVPLAARVRRDREARRVRERRADAVISLCGVLAGEVRAGRQPGEALIVAVREEGETRAGVGGSRAGDGAVVAAARFGGDVPGALREAAREPGAEGMLGLAACWRVAVDRGAGLAAGLERLAGALRAERDQRADLRAQLAGARSTAVMLAGLPVLGLLLGSVLGARPLRVLLHTGAGFGCLLVGGVLEAAGLWWALRIVRGAEER
- the bldG gene encoding anti-sigma factor antagonist BldG; translation: MDLSLSTRTVGDRTVVEVGGEIDVYTAPKLREQLVELVNDGSFHLVVDMEGVDFLDSTGLGVLVGGLKRVRAHEGSLRLVCNQERILKIFRITGLTKVFPIHTSVEEAVAATD
- a CDS encoding TadE family type IV pilus minor pilin, giving the protein MGRAGPRRRRAGERRAGDRGFVTAEAAVVLPVLVTFTLALVWALMAASAQIQCVDAARAGARALARQDPQGSAVETAKRVAPRGAKVAVSREGDLVRVAVEAAAPGPGVLNIHLRADAVALAEETVGSAEEPVGSAEADEAAGTAGAVDES
- a CDS encoding ATP-binding protein, with product MATVELRFSAQPEHVRTARLVAAAVARRAGVDEAVLDEVRLAVGEACSRAVGLHRSGGITAPVRVLLTEEEKQFSIEVGDEAPRSVPGDESSGAPGGSDDLEAEGEDDMGLAVISGLVDDVEVTTDESGGLIRMTWPTTPATLPS